TTGCTCAGGCCCATCATCTGCATCTGCAATGACCAGTTAGTATCGACTGCGTGTccggggagggatggagagctGATAGCCCTGCCCCAAGCGAGGAGGCAGCTGCTGTTGCCTCCAGCCGAAGCCTTCCCGCGCCAAGTTATCTCCCGTCAGACCTGCGGCTTAGAAGTGCCTTATGAAAAGTAAAACTGCAACGTGCTCAGCTTTCCTGAAACCCCCCAGGTTTTGTATCTGCTGGGGTGACTTGTAGCTAGGTGTGAGCGTACCGTTGCGTTTGCGCGTGCCCAAGCGTGCAGGGGTGTACAAGCATCTGCTAAATAACCCGCCTCTCTTTGAGCAGAGCATTAATAGCTGGATTTCTTCCTCTGCTAGGGTCGCTCAGAGACCTCTGTGCTTCCCTTTGCCAGGTACGTCCCTGCTCtccggccgctgcggcagcaATCGTTCCTGCTAAACTTCCCTCGGACGGCGCCGTCCCGGCTCGCCCAGCGGCTCTGCGAGGTGCGGTGCGGCCGAGGGCTCCTCTTGCCCCaccggccggccggccttcgctgctgacccccccccttctcccgcAGATCGCCCTGCGGCAGGGCATGCGGGCGGACATGGGCGCGCTGCTGGCGCTGTGCGAGAAGACGGAGAACGACATCCGCTCCTGCATAAACACCCTGCAGGTACTGGTGTCACCGGGAGGTCTCGGGGGGGAACACGGACTTGCTGCGGCTCTCGACTTGATcgggtggggatggaggggaaaaaacctgtcCCCCGTGCAGATCCGTAAAATGCcctgtgttatttttaaccttGATTTCCCCTACAAATGGAGGAGGAGCGAGGTGCCGCTGTCTCCAGCTTTCCCCGGTACCAGCTAGCTGTTGTGggcatcccctccctccccgtggTGCCTgtacccccccagccccttgtTTGCGTTGCAGTTCCTCCATGGCCGAGGCCAGAAGGAGCTGAGCGTGCAGATGGTGCAGACGATGAAGATTGGTTTGAAGGACCAAAACAAGGGGCTCTTCTCCATCTGGCAAGAGATCTTCCAGCTCCCAAAGGTCCAAAGGTAAAACAGGGTGGATTTATTAGGTCTCTTGTCTGCTTGGGGCACGCCGCTTCATGGTACCCCCTGACCTGCTTGCAAGACTTGTGGTGGAGAAACCTGAAAGGTCCTGGAGAGCTGGTTTGCCCTGCAGCAGACACAGCTTCGTTTCAGCAGATTTGTGTGTCCAGAAGCTCTTTGGCCGCTCTCTTTAGTGCCCAATAATTTGGCATCAGTATTGCCTTCAGTCCGGTTTGCAAGGGTCCAAATATTCCTTGCTGGTCCGTTCAGCGCCAGGGCACCCTGAGCTCTTCCCTTTGGGCTCCCCCCAGGCACAGGATAGGAATGGACCCCGCTTTGCCAACCCAGCTCCTGGTGGGTCACGAGGACCTGTCGCACCTCGGGGGGACGGCTGGCTTCAACGTGTCCTCCCAGCGCTTCCACCACATCCTGCACCTCGCCGTCTCCTCGGGGGAGCAGGAGAAGCTCGCCCAGGTAGAGCAGCCGCGGGGGCACCCAGGccccttcctctgctgtgttgggctggagcagagctcaGAGGGATGCTCAAAATCCCAGCAGCGTGCTCCGACGGGACCATCCGCCCAGCCTCGAGCCATCTCTAATCCTGCGCTCGCTTCCAGGGTCTGTACGACAATTTCCTGAACATGAAGCTGCGGGACTCCAGTTTCAGCTCGGTGTGCTTGGCCCTGGAGTGGTTGGGCTTCTCCGACCTGCTGAACCGGGCTGTCCTGCACGAGCAGAGCTTCCAGCTGATGCGATACCTGCCCTTCCTGCCCGTGGCTTTCCATCTGCTCTTCGCGGCCACCAGCATCCCCCGGCTCGCTTATCCCAGCAGCCAGCACGAGGCAAGTAccggggggggcacggcggcAGCGTGGCTCCAGTTCCGTCACCCGTGGGGGACGTCTGCGGTCGCAGCCGTGGCTgagccctccctgccctctccaCCCAGGCCCTGGCCAAGCTGAACCACATGCGGAACCTCGTCGTGTCCATGGTGTCGGGGATAACGCCCAGCGCCCGCAGCCGTGCCGGCCAGCAGTCTCTCGTCTTGGAGGTGCTCTGTCTGCTGCTGGACATCATCGCCCCGAAGCTCCGACCGGTGGGTGCCCACCAGCCCCCTCTCGCTGCGGCGGCAGGGGTCCTGCCTGGGTGACGTGTCCCCTCTCCAATGCCCCCCGAAAGGGCTGGGACACATCCCCTGCCCTGCATCACCAAGGCTGGGCTATCCCGGACCTCTGTCCCAAATTTGGGGTCAGTTGGATGTTGCAGCTGATGCAGAAGTCAGAGGGAAGCCGGGGATACGACGCTGGGTGCATGGGGGGGTGTCCCGCACCTCCTGGACCCCTGCACCTGGGGGTGGGCTTGGCTGAGCCGGGGTTTGGGGAGCTGTTGCAGTCTCCTTCCAGCAGCTGGTTCATGTGCGTGCACAGTTGCGTTGGGTGCATTTACCCTTCGGGCTGTTGGAGGGGACTGTCCCTGCTCCGTGAAGTACGTGTGTCCCTAATAGGAAACTAAACTTGGTCTGAACCTCACGGGTATTAGCTGTCGTTTCTCATATAGAAACAAACCCCGTGCTTCAggttatttttatgtttagaAGTCATTACGGATTAGTGATGCTCTCCCCTTTCTGGGCTCCGCTTTCCTCCCCAGGTGAACACCCAGCTCTACAGcctgaaggagaagcagcagctggcagaccTCATCAGCACCATGCTGGCCTACAACCTCACCTACCACCAGGAACGCTTGCCCGAGGGCCAGTACGTCTACAAGCTCGACCCGTAAGTCCCGAGGGCGAGGAGAAAGCGTAGGGGTCGAAAATAACAGCAGAGAGTTCAGGAAGGAGGCTGAGCCTGAAAGCATCGTGGCATCGAGTCGGTTTCTTGCAGCTAGAGCTCAGGGGTTTCTCTGGTGAGGGCAGCTGGGTTGGCGCGAGCTGCCCCGTGCTGGGATGGCTGCAGGGACCCGACTTTCTCCGATGGCAGCTCTGCGGGGattatctgcttttttttttaaaggaggagCCCTGGAGCCTTGCGGGTGCTCAGGGCTGCCGCTGGCTTTTCTCCACCCTCACGCTGCGGCTGCCCCCGTCACCCTCTTGGGATGAAAGCGAAGCGgaactggttttgctttaatgggattaaaggaaaggaagcagCTGCCTTTGGCTCTCACCGGAGCTGGCAGTGGAAAGACCGAAGCTGCTGGGGACTcgtggcaggaggggagagcaggtCCACCTGGACACGTTGCACACAGGAGGTCACTCTAGCCACGATTAATTTGTATATTAACAGCCGGCCATTGCTAGACTTGAGTCTCACGGTGCTTTAAGTATATACAGAGCCGTAAACGCTCCCGAGGCTTTGGTGCAGTAATACAGACCCGACCACAGCTAGGAGCAATGCTCATGTCTTCCTGGTGCAAAGTTAATTACAAAAATTAGCCTCTGTTAAATCAAGCAGCTGTATCTAATTACAGTGAagtgctttattatttttttttttttccccacggAAAGGCCTGCGGGAGCTGCAGGGGCTGTAGGGAGccatcctgccctgccctccccacgcCAGCCTGTGCCACCGAAACACGGCTGTGGGGGAACCGTGGGACATTTGGGAGCCACGTGGCACAACCAGGCGcgttgctttgctttgcttcgcttttttttttgcaaattccGAGCCTGTTTCCTGGCCATGTGCAGCGATGATGGGGACCGCGGGGGTGTCACGTCCCAGCGGCACCTGCAAGTCACATCCCAGCATCTGTCTGGCAAACAAAGCTGTTGTCGACAGCAAAACCTGTGTTTTCTCTCTAAAACTTTTTAAATCATAGGTTTGACAGCTGATTTCTAAATGACTGCAAAGCCACCTGATGTAGGACTTTGTTCCCTTTATTTTAAGGGGAATAGCACTGAATGTGTGTAAAGTGTGAAATATTTACAGCAGGCAAAGGAACCAGCCCAGCTGGATCTttggtgctggggctgtgcctgGGCTTTTGCCGTACCGAAAAAGGCCTAACTCAAGATCTGGTGCATGAACATCATTAAGAATAAAACTGCTCTGATTAGCCAAAATTACTGTTCATGGCCGTATCTCAATTAAACGCCTCCCCGCAGGCACCTCGGGGTTCATGTGAAGGGTCGTAGTGCTGCTCGTGCCCAAGCTGTGATGTGACCGTGGCTTTTTCAGGGCAATCTGTTCAGCACAGACCCGCCTGCGATTTCCTCTTCTTGCAttaaaaacaagattaaaaagcACATAATCCCTCCTGAGTTCCCATTCAGCTGAGTTGCCCTGCAGCAACCTGGCTCCGCACGCCCGGCACCGTTCGCTGGGCATCTTCGAGTGCTGCCGTCGGACACGGACACTCAGGGAAACCGAGGCACCGTGACCAGGATCATACCGagaggctgggggggacggAGCTGGGAGTCTGGTGGGTTTTCTGTGCCCGTGTCAGGCTGCAGTTTGCATCATGCTTTTTATATTATCCgtattgatttattttctctgctcccGCCTCTCCACGCTGCAGGAACGTGGAGGATGTCTGCCGGTTCCCGGACCTGCCGGCTCGCAGGCAGCTCACCTACCAGGCCAAGCAGCTCATCGCCAGGGAGATCGAGATGGAGAAGATGAGGAGGACGGAGGCTTTGCTGCAGGCGCGAAACCTGGGCGAGGTAGGGAGGGCTCGTGGTgttctgtggttttggggtggggggtttgGTGGGTCCCTCAATGGGGATAAAGTCCTTAGGGCTGGTGTGGGGACTTGGTCTTTCCAAAGCGGCCAGTGGCTTTTGCTCTGCAAATGGAAATCCAGGATTAAACTCCCCCAGTCGCAGCCGTCTGCCTGCCCATCTGCCTTCAGGGCAGCACATCCGCGCTGGGGTAAACGTGCTCGAAGGGCTCATCTTTTTGCAGGAATTGTGGAAAGAAACGCTCGCTGTGAGTTAAAGCTTTAAACCCTTTGACTCTCTAATGAGGGCTGCGACGAGATGGGAATTTTAGTTCATGTGGCTGCGATTTGTGCGTGTCCAGGGGGGGAGCTGACCTGCTCTTTCCTGCCTGCACGTTCCCTTGCTGCTTCACTTCGATCCTCCCAAAGGTCCCAAAGCCCCTGAGAGGAGCAGAGTTACGCTGCCCACCACCGAAACCCTCCGTGGAGCATtgggcaggaggcaggagaaggTGGAAGAGGCTGAGAAACAGCTCGCGTGTAGCTggtgcctgccctgccccggtGCCACAGGGATAATTAATCCCCAGGAGCCCCTTCTTGCAGCAGAAGGGCTTTCTCGGGGGATGCGTGGGGCAAAGAGATGCTGCAAAAACATCTCTGAAGCCTCCTTGTTTACACGATGCCGACCACGAAGTCCCAGGGAAAGGGACTGCAAACACACAGGTGCCCAAAGCGCTGCCAGGGCTAATCCCACATGCTGCCGCGAGACAGAAAACGATGACAAAAAAAATCGCTTGGATATTGTAATCAAACCCAGCAGCAAATAGAGGCGGCGTGCGGGACGGGTGACGAGGCACCATCCTGCCCTCAGGCTGTGCATCACCTGGGGGGGATGCCCGAACCTTGAGCGTGGCTGGCCCCGAGGAGACCCTCGCTCAGAGCTCTTCTCCCCGCAGGAGCCCGGGAATGGCCTCGGCGAGGGGGGGGAGCGAGCGGACACGGGGCCGGCAGTGCCCCCCAACCACCaccagcgcctggagcacatCGTCCGGAGGGCGGTCGTGGAGGACAAGGTGAGGGGGCTGGAATTTCTAATTTCCTACCAGCGCGTACCTTGGCTGCTAGAGACTGGCTGTCTCCGTtggtatttgtttatttttagtacagtttcttttaaatagaatAGTTCGGCACCACGCGTCCCGTAAATGCGTCGCTGGGTTTACGGCATCGGGATGGATTAGATCTGGGTGACGTTTATGGAAGTGGTGCGCGAAGCTTTCAGGGGcggggaaggaaggagatgtGGATATTTGGGCTAAAATAGCTGAATTTTGGCTCTGTGGAAGCTGCGGGGTCAGGGGGAGAGCTGCTCATGGGGTGTGGAGGTATGTACGTAGGTTGGGAAACTATCCATCCTCCGCTGGTGCAGCGGGTGAGCCGGACTGGTCCCATCCCGAGCATCCCGATAGTGGCCAAGAGGCGAAAGAGGTGGTCCCCTGCCACCGCCCCCCTCCACGGGCTCAACTTCGAGACCTCGGCTGTCCGTAAAACCCCGCTTTAGCACGACGAACCTCGAAGTTTGTCTTTCCCACCCCATTTTGaatgctgtttgcatttttacCGAGACCGCTGGCCCTTTCCGCAGGATTTGCATTCGGCTCCTGCTCGGCGGCTTCCTCCTGGGCCGGGTGCTTGAaggggggaaggagctgggacAGCCCCGAGTGACGGCCCCACGCAAGACCCCCAGCGAGGGGCTCCTCTGAACTGCCTAGGGCTGACTTTGCTTAAAATTGGGCAGAGCTGAGCGGTGTCACCGGGGTCTAGCCTCGCGCTGAGCTGCCAGAGAGAAACTGGGTTTACTTTTGGGCTGTCTCTGAATATGAGCTGTAAATGCAGGTACCGACAGAGCCGCATTcaccttctgcttttttgcttttcgCAGCCCGAGACCGACTTTTTTGGGCGGCCGCTTCGGCGGCAGCAGGTGGCCACGGCCCCGGGTAGGTGGCGGAGGGATGGATGCTGATGGGGCAAGGAGGGGGGGTCACTGCATTTGCAGTGCTTGAACCCCCCACAAGGTGCCCAAAACGGGGGCTCTGTCCCTAAGCACTGCACCCCGGGGGGACATcggcggggtggggagggggataTTGAGCAAACTGACCCCGACGCAGCAGGCGGGGGGGGTGCCTGGGGGCAGGTCGGTGGATTCTGGCAGCGTCCAAAGAGCCAGCAAACAGGCTGAGCTGGGGAGCGCTGCGGTGTGAACCTCAAGCGTTGGCAGGATCCAGGACGTGGGAGCATCCGCTCTGTTTGTGCAAACCCCCCCGCCGTGCCCGTGCAGCCTGGGCGCAGGTTGTGACTTCAAAGTTAAGAGTTTCTGCAAAGTTTTGACATCGatatttcccccccaccccgaagCCCCTCAGTCCGCCAAGGAAGAGTCGGTCGAGAGCCAGATGGGAAAAGCCGTGGGGAAGAGCGACGTCTGGTTCCGGTTCAACGAAGGGGTTTCCAACGCCGTCAGGAGGAATATCTACATCAGGGACCTGCTCTAGCAGGGCAGAGATGAAGCCCAGGAAATTATATTGATGGAACTGAAGGGATAAGCTGGCTTTTGGCTTTCTAACCCACGGatggggtgtgtgtgcatgatcctggtttggtttggttttttagtaccgacttgtttttttttttaaaaaataaaatatatattaaaaaaattaatcatgaagtattgttctgtttatttcatttataaacCCTTAGTTGTCATATTTTGCCTGTTTTGCTGCAAAATTATATCCTACAATATACAAAAGAATAgttaaaatcactgaaaatgttttataaaagtTCTCTTCCTTTACAAGTTGAAAAATTGACCTGCTTGATAGCAACAGTGGGAGAGTCTGTGACTGGAACTGCAGCCTAACCCCGGAGAAGCCTTTGCTGCTCACGTCCCCCCGCGCTGCCCACCCCCCTCGCtttccccattccccccccccataaaaaagaaacacttctaCTACTAAAAATAAGAAGACAAGATGAGGGTAGGGTTTTTGTTCAGGTAGTCATATTCGGAAGCTAGCTAATAAAAAAGTGTACATTCAGTGTGGGGGGAGCGAGGGGCCGCAGGAGCCGGCGCAGGCGGGGGCTGACCCCCTCAGAGGATGGTGCATTTGCCTTTCTCCACCCAGGGGTTGTTTTTCATCAGCTCCGGGTTCAAGAAGGGATCTTCTGGAATGCCGTCCTCGATCCACTTCACAAACctgcggggaggggagcgaAGGGGTGGGCATAGACCACCGCTGCAAAACGCGTCACCCTCGGCGAGGGAcgcggggcaggggctgcgcAGCAgcagaattgggggggggggaacggcaGGGTCCGGGGTAAATCCTGCTCTGGGGGGAGCGATGCTGGGATGGTGGGGTGCACCCTGCTCCGGTGGCAGCGGGCAGGAGCTGTCCCAGCGCGTGAGCCCCCCGTGCGCCCGGCTGGTTTTCGGATGGGGGAGCCAAGCACGAGGCAAGATTAATAAAAGCCTTTTGCCCCCCACGTCTGCGGCTGCCCACGTGCTGCTGGCGTGGGGACGGCCCTTGCACTGCGGTTTAAAACTTATTTGCTAaagttgctttttctgttccccccccccaagaggCTGGTGAGTGATGGGGCCATGGGCTGGGTTAACTGGTGGGATGGCACAAACCAGGGAGGGGGAATACCTGCTCGTgacttctttgttttaaaggttTAAATCTTTTGAATTCTGCAAGGAGGGGCTGCACATTCGCCTGGCTGAACCCAGAGCGTTGGGGGGGCTCCTGGGAGGGGGTCCCGTGTCTGCTGCCACATCCCGGCCACCAGTGGAGCTTGGGCACTGGAAAGGAGTtggcatggggggggggctttgcGGAAAGGAGCAGCGGGGGGCTTTGCAGGCACCGGCTTGGGGGGCTAGAAGAActataaagggaaaaaaatctctaaaccTGCCTTGTTTTGGGAGCCTGGGGTGATTTCAAGGGGGATGTTGGTGCTGGCCACAGGGTAAAGAGCTGGACGCtgctcggggggggggtgcggggatgggagggagggtgggcaCCCACTTACTCGGGTATTGTCTTGGACGACATCTCCCGCTTGTAGGCCAGCTGGTACTTCAGGCTTTCCACCTCCTTCTTCCACTGCGGGAGGTCCCACTCATCCATGGCGGCAGCCGGGGGCTCTGGGGGGCTGAAAACGAGGACGTTGGTGCCGTACCCCATGGCTGCAGCCtgccccggacccccccccccccagctctgcaccccCCCAAAGACGGGGTCCCCCAGGATGGGGACAGCGTGCCACCATACTCCGGGGGTGGTTTCCAACCCCATGATGGAGCAGCCCATGGCTCCgggaggttttggggttctTCTCATCAGGTAAAGGCTGCACCTACCTGCGGGCACGGGGGCAggtgcccggcgctgccctctTGTAGCCGTGCCGTGCCCGCGGGCGCATGCAAAACCCGAGGACCTAGCCAGATTTGACTGCAATTTGGATGGTAGTAGTGCTTGGGGTGGAGAGTGGCAAATAAATAGCAACCTGAGGCTATTtatttgggggttggggggggtgccTGGCCTtctcctgcctggctgcagccccgAGTGGGGCCAGGGGGAATTTTGGGCATCCACATGGCTGTATTGACAGCCCTGGAAATGGCTCACGTGGACGGTCACCTCTGATTTGGGGAGCAAGTGAAACCACCACGTACCCCCCTCGCatccttcccccagcccagcagcagccctggttGCTGGCTAACGGTGGGGACGTGCAcggtggggaaactgaggcacggccGCTGAT
This sequence is a window from Buteo buteo chromosome 27, bButBut1.hap1.1, whole genome shotgun sequence. Protein-coding genes within it:
- the CHTF18 gene encoding chromosome transmission fidelity protein 18 homolog isoform X2; translated protein: MADPEEGPEDGPEDGFYQRFADELEVLAELGDDPSPLAGPKISQFRGRRQSPEQPDPPGGHNGPGGTNPGKRDRGCDPPGSPPPSAAHTPKPKRQRLEAVKKLSFGGDDELGPDGLRGAGPEALSVPQAASLEVSGMAPLQTTPPSEKKRVLKRPPILEDYVNVTSTEGTRVFMVVRDDPSRTGVELPDSLGWNARRPLHLLGVPFSYLKEQVNEERRRRVLEASQQLTEIINSCLESETSTESPEPSEEAEPAEEESAPHCLWVDKFTPRRYLELLSDDYTNRCLLKWLKLWDTVVFGKENAVKKTNPSAKAHPPFNQPKEQQNKWKTKVQLTEEILEAELDQHKRPKYKVALLCGPPGLGKTTLAHVIAKHAGYNAVEMNASDDRSPEVFKTRIEAATQMKSVLGANEKPNCLIIDEIDGAPAASINVLLNIIHRKDAEGEAAAGTGRRRRREDGLLLRPIICICNDQVAQRPLCFPLPDRPAAGHAGGHGRAAGAVREDGERHPLLHKHPAVPPWPRPEGAERADGADDEDWFEGPKQGALLHLARDLPAPKGPKAQDRNGPRFANPAPGGSRGPVAPRGDGWLQRVLPALPPHPAPRRLLGGAGEARPGSVRQFPEHEAAGLQFQLGVLGPGVVGLLRPAEPGCPARAELPADAIPALPARGFPSALRGHQHPPARLSQQPARGPGQAEPHAEPRRVHGVGDNAQRPQPCRPAVSRLGGALSAAGHHRPEAPTGEHPALQPEGEAAAGRPHQHHAGLQPHLPPGTLARGPVRLQARPERGGCLPVPGPAGSQAAHLPGQAAHRQGDRDGEDEEDGGFAAGAKPGRGAREWPRRGGGASGHGAGSAPQPPPAPGAHRPEGGRGGQARDRLFWAAASAAAGGHGPGPSVRQGRVGREPDGKSRGEERRLVPVQRRGFQRRQEEYLHQGPALAGQR
- the CHTF18 gene encoding chromosome transmission fidelity protein 18 homolog isoform X1 translates to MADPEEGPEDGPEDGFYQRFADELEVLAELGDDPSPLAGPKISQFRGRRQSPEQPDPPGGHNGPGGTNPGKRDRGCDPPGSPPPSAAHTPKPKRQRLEAVKKLSFGGDDELGPDGLRGAGPEALSVPQAASLEVSGMAPLQTTPPSEKKRVLKRPPILEDYVNVTSTEGTRVFMVVRDDPSRTGVELPDSLGWNARRPLHLLGVPFSYLKEQVNEERRRRVLEASQQLTEIINSCLESETSTESPEPSEEAEPAEEESAPHCLWVDKFTPRRYLELLSDDYTNRCLLKWLKLWDTVVFGKENAVKKTNPSAKAHPPFNQPKEQQNKWKTKVQLTEEILEAELDQHKRPKYKVALLCGPPGLGKTTLAHVIAKHAGYNAVEMNASDDRSPEVFKTRIEAATQMKSVLGANEKPNCLIIDEIDGAPAASINVLLNIIHRKDAEGEAAAGTGRRRRREDGLLLRPIICICNDQYVPALRPLRQQSFLLNFPRTAPSRLAQRLCEIALRQGMRADMGALLALCEKTENDIRSCINTLQFLHGRGQKELSVQMVQTMKIGLKDQNKGLFSIWQEIFQLPKVQRHRIGMDPALPTQLLVGHEDLSHLGGTAGFNVSSQRFHHILHLAVSSGEQEKLAQGLYDNFLNMKLRDSSFSSVCLALEWLGFSDLLNRAVLHEQSFQLMRYLPFLPVAFHLLFAATSIPRLAYPSSQHEALAKLNHMRNLVVSMVSGITPSARSRAGQQSLVLEVLCLLLDIIAPKLRPVNTQLYSLKEKQQLADLISTMLAYNLTYHQERLPEGQYVYKLDPNVEDVCRFPDLPARRQLTYQAKQLIAREIEMEKMRRTEALLQARNLGEEPGNGLGEGGERADTGPAVPPNHHQRLEHIVRRAVVEDKPETDFFGRPLRRQQVATAPAPQSAKEESVESQMGKAVGKSDVWFRFNEGVSNAVRRNIYIRDLL
- the GNG13 gene encoding guanine nucleotide-binding protein G(I)/G(S)/G(O) subunit gamma-13 produces the protein MDEWDLPQWKKEVESLKYQLAYKREMSSKTIPEFVKWIEDGIPEDPFLNPELMKNNPWVEKGKCTIL